AACCGTCCGCTGGATGGTCTCTCCTGCAACGGTTGCGAACGGGGTCGTCAGGATTACGAGTCCAAAGGCAAAAACCAACCAACGCATCGATCTCATAGTATGAGCCCTTCCTTCTGTCTAGAGCTGAACTCCTGACCAATGAGCTTCAGTGCCTTTTCTCACAGCTATCCCACGCAATATCTTGGACATGCGGGCCATCGAAGCGCTGTTACGGTGAAAGAGTTTTTCCCAGCCCGCTAGTACGCTGACTCCAAAAGCAAGAACGGGGCCATGCCACCCGCGTGCTGATAGGCCTTCCGCTATAAAAATCCTGGACTTTAGATCTGACGAATGAAGGATCGCCATAGATGTCTGTGGAAATCTGCTACAGATGCAGTAAGCGCGCTGTGGCGAAAGGTCGCTCGGAATGCCGGAGATTAGAATCCGTCGTCCTGCTTCCCCGATGAATGCTTCTCTGGAATGATCCGCTCTCATCGTGATTGCTCTGCAAAGTCAGAAAGAATGAGACTCGTAGGTCTCCGGCATTGCGATTGCTCATCGGAAGGATCCGTAGGGAGACAATGCCACTTGTGAAACCACTGCGTCTTGCGATCGTCGGGTTCGGCAGGGTGGGGCAGGTCTGCGCGGAACTCATCTCCCTGAGTCACGATCTTCGTTTGGCGGCCATCGTGCGTCGACTGTCCAGTGCAGGGGGAAAGCTGCCGGAGACGCTTCGATCCATTCCAGTGACCACCCACATTGGTCAGGCAAGGGATGTTGACGCAGCGGTCCTCTGCGTGCCGACGAACGCCGTCATGGAGATTGCATTTCAGACACTTCAGCATGGAATTCCGATCGTGGACTGCGTCACGCTTCACGGAGAGGCATATCAAACCCATAAGGATGCCATTCACAAGCGGGCCCTTCATCATGAGGCGGCGGCTATTGTCGGTGCCGGGTGGGATCCCGGAGCGCTGTCCCTCTTTCGGTCCCTCTTCGCGCTCCTGGCTCCGGAGGGCTACACCGAGACCTCACATCGCGTCGGCGTGAGCCTCCACCATACGGCGATGGCTCGAGAGATTACCGGAGTCAAGGAAGCGCTCTGCACCGAGCAACATGCGATAGATGGCAGACGACAACGCTATGTCTATGTGGAGTTGGAACAGGGGGCCGATACCGACCGAGTCAGGGATGCGATCCGCGCCGATCCTCTGTTTCTCGGTGACGAGACCCTGGTGTTTCCAGTCGACAGTATCGCCGCGCTAGAGCAAGAAGGGCGCGGGGTCTTGCTTGAACGTCGCGGAGCGACGGGGCGCCTGGGCCATCAACAATTTCTGCTCG
This Nitrospirota bacterium DNA region includes the following protein-coding sequences:
- a CDS encoding diaminopimelate dehydrogenase, with translation MPLVKPLRLAIVGFGRVGQVCAELISLSHDLRLAAIVRRLSSAGGKLPETLRSIPVTTHIGQARDVDAAVLCVPTNAVMEIAFQTLQHGIPIVDCVTLHGEAYQTHKDAIHKRALHHEAAAIVGAGWDPGALSLFRSLFALLAPEGYTETSHRVGVSLHHTAMAREITGVKEALCTEQHAIDGRRQRYVYVELEQGADTDRVRDAIRADPLFLGDETLVFPVDSIAALEQEGRGVLLERRGATGRLGHQQFLLEARFDESLMTALMMLAAARALPQLKPGAYSLLDLPLSSLWGEQQKKAEREWL